One Aegilops tauschii subsp. strangulata cultivar AL8/78 chromosome 7, Aet v6.0, whole genome shotgun sequence genomic window carries:
- the LOC109754840 gene encoding putative transcription elongation factor SPT5 homolog 1, producing MARRGRDDDDDEVEEEEEDEEEAYDLDDEEEDEGDDYEEEARGRGKAASRSRAPAGGGGVRKRSRQDNFIDDSAIEDEDEDEEDDGGSRPRKKGGGGVRGFFDEEAQVDEDEEEEDEGEGEDDFINDAGADIPDDDAGRGSRSRHSIPMRDEEEDIDEIERQVRERYARSTHIEYGEEAADVEQQALLPSVKDPKLWMVKCAIGHERETAICLMQKFIDRTDLQIKSVVALDHLKNYIYVEAEKEAHVKEACKGLRNIYASAKITLVPIKEMADVLYVESKNVDLARDTWVRMKLGVYKGDLAKVVDVDNVRQRVTVKLIPRIDLQVLASKLEGRVVAKKKTFVPPPRFFNIDEAREMHIRVERRRDKDSGEYFEMVDGLMFKDGFLYKPVSIKSIHTQGIQPSFDELEKFKKPGDDMNGDMSSLNTLFSNRKKGHFMKGDAVIVVKGDLKNLEGWVEKVEDTTVHIRPKISDLPKTLAFNEKELCKYFKPGDHVKVVSGVQEGTTGMVVKVDGHVLIILSDTTKEHIRVFADHVVESSEITTGITRIGDYELHDLVLLDNLSFGVIIRVETEAFQVLKGVPDRPEVVLVKLREIKSKIDRRTSAKDKFNNMVATKDVVRVVEGACKGTQGPVEHIHKGILFIYDRHHLEHAGFICAKAQSCILVGGSTGGRRGNGMDAADARMGALRSPASILQSPGRLPPRGPQMNYGGRFGGGGRGGRGHDALVGKCIKIKSGPYKGYRGRVKEVTGVLVRVELDSLMKIVTVKRDDIADTPTVATPFREPRFSLGSETPMHPSRTPLHPFQTPMRDPGATPIHDGMRTPMRSRAWAPMSPPRDNWEDGNPDTWGSSPAYQPGTPPARPYEAPTPGSGWANTPGVSYNDVPTPREGNYANAPSPYVPSTPVGQPMTPNSAAYLPGTPGGQPMTPGNAGMDIMSPVIGGEGEVNWALPDVLVNVLAAGDEGPGVVREVLGDGTCRVALGSSGNGDIVTVLPSELEVIRPKKSDRIKIMNGTFRGFVGKLIGIDGSDGIVKLDDTYEVKILDMVILAKLAA from the exons ATGGCTCGCCGCGgccgcgacgacgacgacgacgaggtcgaggaggaggaggaggacgaggaggaggcctACGACctcgacgacgaggaggaggacgaggggGACGACTACGAGGAGGAGGCGAGGGGCCGGGGCAAGGCGGCCTCCCGCTCCCGCGCccccgccggcggcggcggcgtgcggaAGAGATCGCGCCAGGACAACTTCATCGACGACTCGGccatcgaggacgaggacgaggacgaggaggacGACGGCGGGAGCCGCCCGAGGAagaagggcggcggcggcgtgcgcgGGTTCTTCGACGAGGAGGCGCAGGTcgacgaggacgaggaggaggaggacgaaggcGAAGGCGAGGATG ACTTTATCAATGATGCTGGAGCCGACATTCCTGATGACGACGCCGGCAGGGGCTCCAGATCACGTCACTCTATCCCTATGAGGGACGAAGAAGAGGATATTGATGAGATTGAACGACAAGTACGGGAGAGATATGCAAGATCTACTCATATTGAGTATGGAGAGGAAGCTGCAGACGTTGAACAGCAAGCTCTCTTGCCATCTGTGAAAGATCCAAAGCTTTGGATGGTGAAATGTGCG ATTGGGCATGAGAGGGAGACAGCAATCTGTCTAATGCAAAAGTTCATTGATAGGACAGATCTCCAGATAAAGTCTGTTGTTGCGTTAGATCATCTAAAAAATTATATTTATGTCGAAGCGGAAAAAGAGGCCCATGTCAAGGAG GCTTGCAAAGGTCTACGAAATATCTATGCTTCAGCAAAAATAACGTTAGTGCCAATAAAAGAAATGGCAGATGTCCTCTATGTTGAGAGTAAGAATGTTGATCTTGCAAGGGATACTTGGGTCCGAATGAAGCTGGGAGTATATAAAGGTGACCTTGCTAAG GTTGTTGATGTTGACAATGTACGCCAAAGGGTAACTGTGAAGCTCATCCCTAGAATAGATTTACAAGTTTTGGCTAGTAAACTG GAAGGGAGGGTGGTTGCAAAGAAGAAAACCTTTGTCCCACCACCAAGATTCTTTAATATTGATGAAGCCAg GGAAATGCACATACGCGTGGAGCGGAGGCGGGATAAAGACTCCGGGGAATACTTTGAGATGGTTGATGGCTTGATGTTCAAAGATGGTTTCCTGTATAAACCGGTCTCAATAAAATCAATCCACACACAGGGCATTCAGCCATCATTCGATGAATTGGAGAAGTTCAAGAAACCCGGTGATGACATGAATGGGGATATGTCTAGCTTGAATACTCTGTTTTCTAATAGGAAAAAGGGACACTTTATGAAGGGTGATGCTGTTATTGTTGTTAAAGGTGATCTAAAAAACTTAGAGGGTTGGGTTGAGAAAGTAGAGGACACAACTGTCCACATCAGGCCAAAAATATCCGATCTTCCG AAAACATTAGCCTTCAACGAGAAAGAGCTTTGCAAATATTTCAAACCTGGAGATCATGTGAAAGTGGTATCGGGTGTCCAAGAGGGTACCACCGGCATGGTTGTTAAAGTTGATGGGCATGTCTTAATCATTTTATCAGACACAACCAAAGAACAC ATACGTGTGTTTGCCGACCATGTTGTGGAGAGCTCTGAAATCACCACAGGAATTACAAGAATCGGTGATTatgaactacatgatcttgttcTTTTAGA CAACTTGTCATTTGGGGTTATTATAAGAGTGGAAACTGAAGCATTCCAG GTTCTGAAAGGAGTGCCAGATAGACCTGAAGTGGTGCTTGTAAAATTAAGAGAAATAAAAAGCAAGATTGATCGGCGTACATCAGCGAAAGATAAGTTTAATAATATGGTCGCAACCAAGGATGTTGTCAGAGTTGTTGAGGGAGCATGTAAG GGAACACAAGGACCTGTGGAACACATACATAAGGGGATATTGTTCATATATGATAGGCACCACCTTGAACATGCAGGCTTCATTTGTGCAAAAGCACAATCGTGCATTCTTGTCGGTGGATCGACTGGTGGCCGTCGTGGAAAT GGTATGGATGCTGCAGATGCTAGGATGGGTGCTTTGAGATCCCCGGCAAGCATTTTGCAGTCTCCAGGAAGGCTGCCCCCAAGAGGACCACAAATGAACT ATGGTGGAAGATTTGGAGGAGGTGGTCGTGGTGGAAGAGGACATGACGCCTTGGTTGGCAAGTGTATCAAAATTAAATCTGGTCCTTACAAAGGGTACCGTGGCCGCGTTAAAGAGGTGACTGGGGTGCTTGTGCGTGTGGAGCTTGATTCGTTAATGAAGATTGTCACAG TTAAGAGGGATGATATCGCCGACACACCTACTGTTGCAACACCATTCCG TGAACCCCGATTCTCGTTGGGTAGTGAAACACCAATGCACCCGTCTAGGACGCCACTACATCCTTTTCAGACTCCAATGCGGGACCCTGGAG CAACACCGATACATGATGGAATGCGAACCCCGATGCGTAGTAGGGCCTGGGCTCCTATGAGTCCTCCAAG AGATAATTGGGAAGATGGAAATCCTGATACTTGGGGAAGCAGTCCAGCTTACCAG CCAGGAACACCACCAGCTCGGCCATATGAAGCCCCAACACCTGGATCAGGGTGGGCAAATACTCCAGGAGTTAGTTATAATGACGTCCCAACTCCTAGAGAGGGCAATTATG CGAATGCTCCAAGCCCATATGTGCCTTCCACACCTGTTGGTCAGCCAATGACACCAAATTCTGCTGCGTACCTTCCTGGTACACCTGGTGGTCAACCGATGACTCCAGGCAATGCTGGAATGGATATAATGTCTCCTGTAATAG GTGGCGAGGGTGAAGTTAACTGGGCATTGCCAGATGTGTTAGTTAATGTCTTGGCGGCAGGTGATGAAGGACCTGGTGTGGTCAGGGAAGTGCTTGGG